One Dama dama isolate Ldn47 chromosome 16, ASM3311817v1, whole genome shotgun sequence DNA window includes the following coding sequences:
- the LOC133071378 gene encoding major allergen Equ c 1-like isoform X1, with product MSETSNLDLGRGVSQRRSSGIRQSWVPIWVLPLACCVILITGEWYSILLASDHREKIEENGVMRIFVEYITLLENSSLFINMHTKVNGVCTELPLTCDSTGEDGVYTVRYDGKNIFRILEVNYSHHIIFYLENFSDSYKLLELYAREPDTSPELKHKFVEICQKYGVVKENVIDLTQEDRCFQARGSGVA from the exons ATGTCGGAAACATCAAACCTCGATCTGGGTCGTGGAGTCAGTCAGCGTAGGAGCTCTGGGATCAGACAGTCTTGGGTTCCAATATGGGTTCTCCCACTTgcttgctgtgtgatcttg ATTACAGGGGAGTGGTATTCCATTCTCTTGGCCTCAGACCACAGGGAAAAGATAGAAGAAAATGGTGTCATGAGGATTTTTGTGGAGTACATCACTCTCTTGGAaaattcttctttgtttattAACATGCATACAAA GGTAAACGGAGTGTGTACTGAGCTTCCTCTGACATGTGACAGCACAGGAGAGGATGGTGTATATACTGTTAGGT atgatggaaaaaatatatttcgCATACTTGAAGTGAACTATAGTCAccatattattttttatcttgagAACTTCAGCGACTCGTACAAACTGCTAGAACTCTACG CCCGAGAACCAGATACGAGCCCAGAACTCAAGCacaagtttgtggaaatttgccAGAAGTATGGAGTTGTTAAGGAAAACGTGATTGACCTGACCCAAGAGG ATCGCTGCTTCCAGGCGCGAGGGAGTGGAGTGGCCTAG
- the LOC133071378 gene encoding major allergen Equ c 1-like isoform X2 codes for MKLLLLCLGLTLVCAQEGNSDVVRSNFDIPKITGEWYSILLASDHREKIEENGVMRIFVEYITLLENSSLFINMHTKVNGVCTELPLTCDSTGEDGVYTVRYDGKNIFRILEVNYSHHIIFYLENFSDSYKLLELYAREPDTSPELKHKFVEICQKYGVVKENVIDLTQEDRCFQARGSGVA; via the exons atgaagctgctgctgctgtgtctgGGGCTGACCCTAGTCTGTGCCCAGGAGGGAAACTCTGATGTTGTGAGAAGCAACTTCGATATTCCAAAG ATTACAGGGGAGTGGTATTCCATTCTCTTGGCCTCAGACCACAGGGAAAAGATAGAAGAAAATGGTGTCATGAGGATTTTTGTGGAGTACATCACTCTCTTGGAaaattcttctttgtttattAACATGCATACAAA GGTAAACGGAGTGTGTACTGAGCTTCCTCTGACATGTGACAGCACAGGAGAGGATGGTGTATATACTGTTAGGT atgatggaaaaaatatatttcgCATACTTGAAGTGAACTATAGTCAccatattattttttatcttgagAACTTCAGCGACTCGTACAAACTGCTAGAACTCTACG CCCGAGAACCAGATACGAGCCCAGAACTCAAGCacaagtttgtggaaatttgccAGAAGTATGGAGTTGTTAAGGAAAACGTGATTGACCTGACCCAAGAGG ATCGCTGCTTCCAGGCGCGAGGGAGTGGAGTGGCCTAG